CGCACGAGCAATGGCAACACGTTGTTTTTGCCCCCCGGATAATTGATCCGGGTAGTTGGAGGCTTTTGTGGAAAGGCCAACTTTGGCAAGGAGTTCGAGTCCCAATGTATCGGCGTCCTTTTTCGACATCTTTCGAACCTTGGTTGGCCCTAAGGTGACGTTTTCAAGAACCGACATGTGAGGGAAGAGATTGAATTGCTGGAATACCATACTCGCTTCGGTACGCACATGATTGATGTCGGTCTTGGGATCGGTGATATCGAATCCATCTACGATAATACGCCCTGACGTGGGCGTTTCAAGACGATTGATACACCGAAGAGCCGTAGACTTTCCCGAACCGGACGGTCCGATGATACAGACCACTTCACCTTGATTGACGACAAGGTCGATACCTTTCAGCACCTCGGTGGTGCCGAAATTCTTGTGCAAATTTTCGATACGGATCATCGCAGTCATGACAGTTGTCCTTTAGCGTTGGGTCTTCATATGCATGCGGTGTTCAACAACACGCAATACCTTGGCGATGGACAGCGTCATGGCGAGATAGACCACCGCAACGGCAAGGTAGACCTCGAACGCGCGAAAATTGACGGCCACGATTTCTTGTCCTGTGCGCAATAATTCTCCAACGCCGATGACCATAAGAAGGGAGGTGTCTTTGAGGCTGATGATAAATTGGTTTCCCAGGGGGGGAATCATGCGCTTAAAGGCCTGCGGCCAAATAACATATCGCATGGTTTGAAATCGAGTCAGTCCAATGGATCGCCCGGCTTCGGCCTGGCCTTTGTTAATGGACTGGACCGCACCACGTACGATTTCGGCAATATATGCTCCAGAGTTGATGGCGATAATCAGAATACCGGCCGTTATGGGTGGAATACGTATTCCGATGCACATTGGAACGCCAAAATAGAGGAACATGGCCTGAACCAGCATGGGAGTTCCGCGAATAGTTTCAATGTAGATATTGGCAATTTTGCGGGCGAAGTAATTACGTGACAACTTCATGAGACCAAAGACCGCTCCGAGGATAAAACCGAAAAAGAGTCCCCCGACGGTCAAAATAATGGTCAACTTCAACCCGCGCATGAGCATGGGGAAGGCGTCGAAAAACGCGGACCACTCGAATTGAAATTGCATAGACGCCTCAGTGTGAAAAGGGGCGGCCGGAGACCGCCCCGTTGATGCGTGAAGACACAGTTATCGAGTCGCCGACAAGCGTCGGATGACGTTGTTGACTATTTGGACTTGGGCTCGGTGCCAAACCACTTCATGTAGAGTTCTTTATAAGAGCCATCATCTTTAAACTTTTTCAAGCTGGCGTTGGCTTTGGCAACCAGGTCGGAACCCTTGGGGAATCCGATGCCGTAGGATTGGCCCATATACAGCGGGCCGACGACCTTGACTTTTCCCTTTCCGGCTTTGCGCATGAAATCAGCGATAACCGGGGAGTCGAACACCACTGCATCGGCACCGCCTGTAAGCAGTTCCATAAACATGGCGTCATTGTTGGGGAACAGTTTCACATCTTTGGCGTTGGCATTCTTCTTAACGAAGTCTTCACTCGTCGTGCCTTGCTTCGTGGAGACGACTTTGTCTTTGAGATCTTCGACGCTGTTGACGTCGGTGTTGTCGGATTTGACGAGAATGAGCAGGCCGGCATCATAGTACGGGTCGGAGAAATCAATGACTTTGGCGCGTTCGGGCTTGATGGTGATACCAGCGATACCAACGTCGATCTGTCCCGATTGTAAACCGGGAATAATGCCGTTGAAATCCATGGGCTGCAGATCGTATTCCCACCCATTGTCTTTGGCAATGGCATCGAACAGCTCAACATCAAAGCCGGTGTGCTTGCCCGATTCAGGATCTTTGTACTCAAAGGGGGGGAAGTTGGTGTCGGTAGCGACGACAAGCGTTTTGGCGAAACCGGAAGCAGTAAACGCCAATGTGAGAACCAATGTCATGATAAGAGTCAGTGTTTTTTTCATGTTCTATCCTCCAATAAAGTTTTGACGTATCAAACAGCACGTTGCGACCAGTGCATGAGAGAACTACATCACTCACATTTGCCCGAATTATGTCGGCGAGGCAAGACAAGTTATAAAAAAGCAGGAGTAAATCAGTCTCGCACAATGATTTGTATGTGTTGGCATTTATGCAGAACGATTTATGCTTTTTTTGTACCTGGAGAGCAGAGCGTTGAGATCCTGCATGTCGATAGGTTTTGCGAGATATGCGTCCATGCCAGCCGTAAGAAAAATATCTTTATCACCGGGCATGGCATATGCTGTCATCGCGATAATAGGAAGTGTAGAATTTTCTTCTCCGACGGCGCCACGTCGGATTGCCAAGGTTGCCTCGACTCCATTCATAACAGGCATTTGAATGTCCATAAGGATCACGTCGAATTCAGTTTCTTGCAACGCCTGTAATGCTTCTTTGCCATTGCTGACGGCAGTAACATGAAAACCGAATTTCTCTATCTGCTTTTGAGCCGTCATACTGTTTGTTTCGTCATCTTCAACAAGCAAGATATGAAGAGCTGTATTGTCGTGCGGGTACGTTTGAGGAACTGGATCATGGGGCGCTGCTGATGATTCGACACAGTCGAATGGAATACTGAACATAAATGCCGCGCCCTTACCGCTCTCGGTTTCGACGGCCAGCCCCCCTCCCATGAGGGAAATAAGGCGTTGGCAAATGGCAAGACCCAGACCGGCTCCTTGATGATCGCGAGAATAGCCTTGCACCCCTTGCGTAAAGGGCGAAAAGATATCGGCAAGTTTATCATCCGAGATTCCAATCCCGGTATCGGCAACAGAAAAAAGAACACACACCTGATTGGGGTGGTGGAAGGGGAGCTGGTCGGCGCTCACAGAGACCTCGCCCTGTTTCGTGAATTTCAGAGCGTTACCAATTAAATTGATCAGGATCTGTTGGACTCGCACCGGGTCGCCTTTGAGCCGCAAAGGAATACTTTCATCAATGTGGATGTGGATGGAAAGCTTGGACTGCTTTGCGACAGAATGGAAGAGTTCAACAGCTTCATGAATCTGTTTCGGTAAATCGAATTCTTCCCAATTCAGATGGAGTTTTCCTGCTTCGACCATGGAAAGATCAAGAATATCGGACAACAGACGCGTCAATCGAAGGGAAGATTGGAGAGCCATATGGGCATATTGCTGCTGTTCCGTATCAAGGTGTGTGGCTTGGAGAAGTTGAAGCATACCAACGACGCCGTTCAAGGGGGTACGAATTTCATGACTCATGTTCGCCAGAAATTCGGACTTGCTTTTGTTTGCGGCTTCGGCCTGGTATTTGGCGATGGCAAGTGCTTCTTCGGATTCCTTTTGCTCGGTTACATCGAGAAGAATACCGTTCCATAATACCGTCCCGTCAATTTGGATCATAGGAAGAGCAACAGCCCTGGCCCAACGTCCTGACTGCTGCTCTCGTTGCGGAAGGAATCGAATGCATACATCGAGCCGCTGGAGTGCACGAGCGGAATGGGCAATTCCCTCTTCAAAAGATATTTTGTCTTCAGGAAGAATGGAGTCCAAGAGGAAGTGGGCATTCTTCATGGCTTTCACGGCCGTGATATTGCCGAAGAGGCGAATTCCCTCGCTCATATACGGAATATGAAAAAGGCCGTTCCGGTCCACTTTAAATTGATACAATGCCCCGGGAACCGTTGCAGCGAGACTACGCAAATGTTCTTCACTTCGACGGACGGTGTCTTCTGCTTGTTTAAGTTCTGTAATATCTCGAAATTCGACAACTCGAACTGGTCTTCCTTGGTACGGAATATTGCGAGCTTCTATACGTACAGGGAAAATGACACCATTTTTTCGTTGCGCCATGGCATTATACGATTTTTCATAGCCGGAATGCATTTTCTCTCGTACTTCTTGTTGCAAAGGTGCAGCGATGAGGCGAATGCAATCCATACCGATGAGTTCTGCGTGGGGATAGCCGGTAATATCGCTCAAACCATGGTTGCAATCTAAAATGATCCCCTTGTCGTGTATGAAAATCCCCCCGAAGGATGCATTGTGGAGGACTTTAAAGCGGGTTTCACTGTCGCGAAGTTCTTTGGTGCGTCGATTAAATTCGCGCCGAAAGTAAAAGAGCCCTATGGTGCCAAAAATTGCGAGAAGCGGAATAAGGATATACAGTGTATTCTTGACAATATCACCGAAACTTGGGCGTAATTCAGGTAAAATTGGACTAAACCACTTTGTATAGAGTTGATCGTATTTGCCGCTGGAGAACGCGATCGCCAATCCTTCGTTGAGTTCTCTGAGCAGTTCTGCATTGCCTTTTTGTACGGCGATACAGAATTTTTGTTCAAACCCCGAAAGCGGTTGCGGGGCAACTTTGAGTTTATTCTGAAAACCTTCCTTCACATCTTTCAGATTGTGAATGCCGAGAGCTCGAACAAGTTGCCATCCCACCAATTGCTGGACCACAACTGCATCGTGTTGGCCTTTTGAAAGTTGTTTCAATGCTTCCGCGTATGAATCGGTTGCGATGATGTATTCTGAAAGATGGTTTGCCACAATATATTCATGCGCCGTGTCGCCTTTCATGACCGCAACTTCTTTTCCCCAAAGATCGTCCTCATTTTTGATGGTTGTATTATCTTTGCGGACAAAGATTGTTCCATGCATACGGAGGTACGGAGCCGTGAAATCAAAATAGGCAGCGCGCTCTTTAGAATAGGAAACAAAGGGAAGGACATCGATTTTTCCGTCTTTGAGCTCCTGTTTAATGACATTCCAGGGACCAATCTTGAAGGTGACGTCAAGACCGACATCTCGAGTGACTTCCTTCAGGAGCTCAACGGCGAATCCGTCGGCTTGTCCATCTGGGAGAACCAAGGCGAAAGGAGGGTAATCGAGTTCACTTGCGGATTTGAGAACGTGTGGTGAGGATTGCGCTGAGACTTGAGGTGGGACGATGAGACAGAGGAGCAGAAACCCATAGAAAAAGAGTGCACTGCAGCGTGTACGCTTTTTCGTTTGCTGGATTTGCGGCCACTTTCTTTTGCCGGTTATGTTGACCAGATATGCCGCTATACGACCAGAAAAATTCCAAAACGCTGCATGATGCCAACATGCTTTCCTTCTCAATATATTCGACAGCGGGCCAGCCCAAAGGAATTGCATTTTATGTGCCCCACGTCGTCGTGTTGTTTCAGCACGACCTATTTCAATAAGAAAGGGGAAAAAGGCATTTCAGCCTATACAGCATACTGCGTTCAATCCGAGTATAGTACAGGATATACTGTCCAGCACTTTCCTGGAGCTTCCCTTTCGGGGCTACCAAAGGGCAATTCATTTTGCATACTTTGTTCAAATGGTGGAAGAATTTTTCCTCTACCTGTATTGATATTTATAGAAGAAGAATTCTTGTATTGTACTATTTCTATTACACCGTTTTCAGATAATTTCAATATCTATGACTTTCCAATGGAACCCTTCACGCTTCAAAATATAACGAACCGTCGCGGAATCGGTGGGATGAGCTATGATAACGAATTTGGAAATGGCCGCATAGTCGTAGGTGGCTTTGTTGAAGATAGGTGTTGCGTCAGGTGTCGCAACGGGGCTGCCGGATGTTTCCTTGGTGATCTTTATTCCTGGAATGATCCATTTGCCTTGCATGACGAGAATGATGCGTTCCGGTGTCAGTAGAGTATCCACTGTCGCCACGGCAAGGTCCCGAGTCTCTCCAGGGCCAAGGTTGATGATTTCTGCAACTGGCCTCTCTTTTGGATAAGGACGGCCAAGACTTTCAGCTAAACGCGATTTGAAGTTTAACCGCAACGAGTTGAAGTCAATAAGTTCTTCTAACCGTTTTGTATCATGATTCTTTACGGCATTTTCCAAAGCTATGGCGGCATCGTAGGGTTGGTAGTAATACAACCATCCAAGGATAAAGAGAATAAGGCATATCGCAATGCCAATCGCGCGATTCATAGTGTTTTTCCCCCGGTCACCAATTTCTCGAAATGATTGAGAGTATCTATCACGGACCGCTATCTTTGGAAAGAAATGCTCTCCGATGTTCCACTATAAATGGACTGAACAGTCTCATTTTTGTGGATTATCCAGCATTTGTAGATCGAAAATTCAGAAATTTTGTCATAAAAAATGAAACAGCCGGACCTCCCCACAAGGTCCGGCCGTTTCCAACCGTGTCTTCTCGCCCACGTCGGTTGTCTAGGAATGGTCCGTCATGGAGTTCGCTGGCCTGCATTCATAAAGTTCATCAGGTGAGACCGCATTGCGCTTGGCATACCAGGGGCAGCAGTCTTTCCAGGCGACAAATTTATTTTGAAACCTGGCACATACGCCATGGCATGCTCCCCGAACAGCGGTTCGGGTAAAAGAATAGCAGGTGAAACAACTCTGAGAATGAGGATATGTTCGCGGCATGTGTCCACCTTAGAATTCATGAAAATCACAGGTACCACCCTATGACACACGCCAGAGACTTGCAAAATAGATGCCTATGTTGGGATGTGGTGTGTGGTATGCGGTACGAATTCAAGGCGTCCATGTCGGACGTTGTCGATTAATGCCAGATACGGATCAGCCCCCGCATGCGTGATGACAGAGGAAAAGCATCCGTATGCTGTGCTCGTTTCTGCAGTTTTTTGGCTTCATTAAGGTGGAGTTTTCCCGTGGGGTCAAAGTCGAGGGCAACCGCAGAGTCCGGGTTTGTCAAGAGGTCGAATACCACGGCTTTCGTCGTGTCGAGCATCGTATCCAGAAAAGTTTCGGGAACAGGCGAAGGAAGTTTTCCTCGGACATATCGAAGTGGCATCGTCCATGGGCCTGTGTCTCCCACAAGAAGCCCTAAACGGAAGAGGTATTTTTTTGTATAAAACGAACGTCTCGACTTCGACATGACAACGCGCAACGTGGCATCGGCATCGCCTTGATGCGCAAACAATCCCGCCGCTTCTCGGCCGCACCAGTCAATACGGGCGTCAGCCAGCATTTCAGCGTAGACATGACTTAATTTCCCCCGTGAAGGCATCGTCGCCAAGATATTGGGGACAAAATAATTATGGGAGACCGTGTCTGCTGCCAAATGGGCGAGATACCCATACGCATAGGCAGCAAGCTCGGGGGTGTCGGCTGTTTTGAGCAAACGAAAGCCTGTCTCCCAGCTATGACTTGCTGGTGGTCGAGTTCGTGATCCCGATCCGACGAAAAAATCAGTCGACAAACATCCATATAAAAATGCCTGGCGATGCGCTTCCAAAATCGCTCCCATGGAAACCGGCAAAAAACGCAGGTTCTCAAGGATGAAATGTCCTGTTGCCATGTGCGCTCCCGGCCCCCAGGCAAAGGCATCGGTGGCGCCGCAAAAAACAAAAACACCCAACACAAGAGGAACGATAAGAAGAAATCCCATATCCGCCCTTTCTTATTGGAAAATAATGTCAGGGGTTCACATAAGACCGATTGGATGGCTTGGCAACCAATCGTAGGTTCTCAAAGTGGGTGAAAGTCGTTTGAATAACCCGTTTGAGGCGGGGCGTGTATATGGATTCATGCAGAAGGCGCGTCGGTATGTTTGCAATTTGTCGTACATAATATTTTGATAAAATGAGAACGTCTAAAGTTGTAAATCATGTACATATTTTGTTCAAAAAATGAGAATTATTATAGCGATAACTATCTTGAATATTTTTATTTATTGAATTTTGATGTCTTGAATTTGTTGTATTTATAAGTTTAAATTTGTTGTTATTGCCAAATTTTTTGAAAACAAATAAGAGTAAATCAAGCAGTCGTTAAATTGAAATTTGTTATTCATAATTTTACGTGGAGGAATACAGATGCTGAATAATGTATCCGTTTTTAAAAAATTCACTCTTCTTTCCGTTGTCTTTTTTTGCTGTATGGGTGCTTTCTATGCTGTTTCTCGGTACACCATTCACACCACGTCTATTGGAAGTCATTCGTATGCCTCCATAATAAATAGTAGAAATCTGTTGGCGGATATAATTCCGCCGCCACTTTTTGTTATGGAAACATATCTCAAAGCTTCCGAAATGCTGAATGCTCGTGGAATTGAAGATGTGAATTATATTTCTTCACTCATCCGTAAGCAAAAAAAAGTTTTTGACGAACACCGTCAGCTTTGGGCGAAAGATATGCACGAAGGACGTCTGAGAACAATATTATTGGATGAGGTATGCCCACTTGGGGAAGATGTCTTTGCAATCATTGAATCTGAGTTGATTCCGGCCGCTCGAAAGCTGGATCGAAAGAAAATGCAGGATATTTTTGCGCATAAAGTGACCCCAGCCTTTCTCAAACAACGAGAATCTATCGACAGCTTTACGATATCGTTGGAGGACGAAGCTTCTCATATTGAAAAAAAAGGAAAAGAAACCGTCGAAAGCGGAATTATGTTTTTCAATGTCTTCTTTGCCGTGAGCCTTATTATCGTCATGATTTTTAATCGCGTTCTTGCAAAGAATATTACCAGAGCACTTCAGCGTTGTGGGAGTTTTGCTCGGGATATCGCCGCAGGCAGACTGGATGCAACGTTGAGTATGACTCGGAAAGATGATTTCGGTGAGCTTGGAGAAAATCTGTGTACTATGCTTGCAGAACTCAAACGTAAGATTTCACTGTCTGAAGAAAAGACCGTCCTTGCCGAATCCGAGACGAAAAAGGCGAATTATGCCGTTGAAGAAGCCAAACATGCAAAAGAGCAGACCGAACACGCCAAAGCAGATGGAATGCTCCAAGCCGCGCAACAGCTCGAAAATGTTGTCGATATTGTTTCCTCAGCATCGGAACAGCTCGCTGCGCAAACAGAACAATCGGCTCAGGGAGCTGAGACTCAAGCACAAAGAGTGAGTGAAATTGCTTCAGCAATGGCACAAATGAACACAACGGTGTTTGAAGTTGCGCAAAATGCTTCTGAGGCAGCTCAAACGGCCAGCCAAACGACACAGAGTGCGGAAGAAGGTGCCAAGATTGTTGCGCAACTTGTTCGGTTCATCGATCAAGTATTGGATAATGCCAAACAATCCCTTAACGATATGGGCGCATTGGAGAAACAGGCTGAAGGTATCGGACACGTACTCAATGTTATCTCCGATATTGCCGATCAAACAAATCTTCTCGCGCTCAACGCCGCCATTGAGGCCGCACGCGCTGGTGAAACCGGGAGAGGTTTTGCTGTCGTTGCCGATGAAGTACGGAAGCTTGCTGAGAAAACGATGACTGCAACCAAGGAAGTCGAGGACGCGACGAATGCCATTCAGCAAGGGGCAAAGATGAATTACAGCCATGTGGAGCAATCTGTCCGTGCGTTGGCAGAGGTGACGCTGTTAGCCAATCAATCGGGAGAATCGTTGCATCAGATTGTCAACTTTGTTGAGAAGGTAACGGGTCAGATCCATTCCATTGCGACGGCTTCCGAAGAGCAGTCCGCAGCAAGCGAAGAAATTCATCACCGGGTTGAAGACGTCAATAGGATCTCTTCCGAGACCTCGGATGCAATGCAGCAATCTGCACGGGCTGTCGATGAACTGTTGCTGCAGTCCCA
This genomic stretch from Desulfovibrio inopinatus DSM 10711 harbors:
- a CDS encoding amino acid ABC transporter ATP-binding protein, whose amino-acid sequence is MTAMIRIENLHKNFGTTEVLKGIDLVVNQGEVVCIIGPSGSGKSTALRCINRLETPTSGRIIVDGFDITDPKTDINHVRTEASMVFQQFNLFPHMSVLENVTLGPTKVRKMSKKDADTLGLELLAKVGLSTKASNYPDQLSGGQKQRVAIARALAQRPKVILFDEPTSALDPELVGEVLEVMKQLAKEGMTMVVVTHEMGFAKEVADRVVFIDQGIIQEENTPKEFFSNPTNPRLKDFLGKVVSHV
- a CDS encoding amino acid ABC transporter permease, with the protein product MQFQFEWSAFFDAFPMLMRGLKLTIILTVGGLFFGFILGAVFGLMKLSRNYFARKIANIYIETIRGTPMLVQAMFLYFGVPMCIGIRIPPITAGILIIAINSGAYIAEIVRGAVQSINKGQAEAGRSIGLTRFQTMRYVIWPQAFKRMIPPLGNQFIISLKDTSLLMVIGVGELLRTGQEIVAVNFRAFEVYLAVAVVYLAMTLSIAKVLRVVEHRMHMKTQR
- the glnH gene encoding glutamine ABC transporter substrate-binding protein GlnH; protein product: MKKTLTLIMTLVLTLAFTASGFAKTLVVATDTNFPPFEYKDPESGKHTGFDVELFDAIAKDNGWEYDLQPMDFNGIIPGLQSGQIDVGIAGITIKPERAKVIDFSDPYYDAGLLILVKSDNTDVNSVEDLKDKVVSTKQGTTSEDFVKKNANAKDVKLFPNNDAMFMELLTGGADAVVFDSPVIADFMRKAGKGKVKVVGPLYMGQSYGIGFPKGSDLVAKANASLKKFKDDGSYKELYMKWFGTEPKSK
- a CDS encoding transporter substrate-binding domain-containing protein is translated as MQFLWAGPLSNILRRKACWHHAAFWNFSGRIAAYLVNITGKRKWPQIQQTKKRTRCSALFFYGFLLLCLIVPPQVSAQSSPHVLKSASELDYPPFALVLPDGQADGFAVELLKEVTRDVGLDVTFKIGPWNVIKQELKDGKIDVLPFVSYSKERAAYFDFTAPYLRMHGTIFVRKDNTTIKNEDDLWGKEVAVMKGDTAHEYIVANHLSEYIIATDSYAEALKQLSKGQHDAVVVQQLVGWQLVRALGIHNLKDVKEGFQNKLKVAPQPLSGFEQKFCIAVQKGNAELLRELNEGLAIAFSSGKYDQLYTKWFSPILPELRPSFGDIVKNTLYILIPLLAIFGTIGLFYFRREFNRRTKELRDSETRFKVLHNASFGGIFIHDKGIILDCNHGLSDITGYPHAELIGMDCIRLIAAPLQQEVREKMHSGYEKSYNAMAQRKNGVIFPVRIEARNIPYQGRPVRVVEFRDITELKQAEDTVRRSEEHLRSLAATVPGALYQFKVDRNGLFHIPYMSEGIRLFGNITAVKAMKNAHFLLDSILPEDKISFEEGIAHSARALQRLDVCIRFLPQREQQSGRWARAVALPMIQIDGTVLWNGILLDVTEQKESEEALAIAKYQAEAANKSKSEFLANMSHEIRTPLNGVVGMLQLLQATHLDTEQQQYAHMALQSSLRLTRLLSDILDLSMVEAGKLHLNWEEFDLPKQIHEAVELFHSVAKQSKLSIHIHIDESIPLRLKGDPVRVQQILINLIGNALKFTKQGEVSVSADQLPFHHPNQVCVLFSVADTGIGISDDKLADIFSPFTQGVQGYSRDHQGAGLGLAICQRLISLMGGGLAVETESGKGAAFMFSIPFDCVESSAAPHDPVPQTYPHDNTALHILLVEDDETNSMTAQKQIEKFGFHVTAVSNGKEALQALQETEFDVILMDIQMPVMNGVEATLAIRRGAVGEENSTLPIIAMTAYAMPGDKDIFLTAGMDAYLAKPIDMQDLNALLSRYKKSINRSA
- a CDS encoding DUF2939 domain-containing protein, with protein sequence MNRAIGIAICLILFILGWLYYYQPYDAAIALENAVKNHDTKRLEELIDFNSLRLNFKSRLAESLGRPYPKERPVAEIINLGPGETRDLAVATVDTLLTPERIILVMQGKWIIPGIKITKETSGSPVATPDATPIFNKATYDYAAISKFVIIAHPTDSATVRYILKREGFHWKVIDIEII
- a CDS encoding zinc dependent phospholipase C family protein, translated to MGFLLIVPLVLGVFVFCGATDAFAWGPGAHMATGHFILENLRFLPVSMGAILEAHRQAFLYGCLSTDFFVGSGSRTRPPASHSWETGFRLLKTADTPELAAYAYGYLAHLAADTVSHNYFVPNILATMPSRGKLSHVYAEMLADARIDWCGREAAGLFAHQGDADATLRVVMSKSRRSFYTKKYLFRLGLLVGDTGPWTMPLRYVRGKLPSPVPETFLDTMLDTTKAVVFDLLTNPDSAVALDFDPTGKLHLNEAKKLQKRAQHTDAFPLSSRMRGLIRIWH
- a CDS encoding methyl-accepting chemotaxis protein, translating into MLNNVSVFKKFTLLSVVFFCCMGAFYAVSRYTIHTTSIGSHSYASIINSRNLLADIIPPPLFVMETYLKASEMLNARGIEDVNYISSLIRKQKKVFDEHRQLWAKDMHEGRLRTILLDEVCPLGEDVFAIIESELIPAARKLDRKKMQDIFAHKVTPAFLKQRESIDSFTISLEDEASHIEKKGKETVESGIMFFNVFFAVSLIIVMIFNRVLAKNITRALQRCGSFARDIAAGRLDATLSMTRKDDFGELGENLCTMLAELKRKISLSEEKTVLAESETKKANYAVEEAKHAKEQTEHAKADGMLQAAQQLENVVDIVSSASEQLAAQTEQSAQGAETQAQRVSEIASAMAQMNTTVFEVAQNASEAAQTASQTTQSAEEGAKIVAQLVRFIDQVLDNAKQSLNDMGALEKQAEGIGHVLNVISDIADQTNLLALNAAIEAARAGETGRGFAVVADEVRKLAEKTMTATKEVEDATNAIQQGAKMNYSHVEQSVRALAEVTLLANQSGESLHQIVNFVEKVTGQIHSIATASEEQSAASEEIHHRVEDVNRISSETSDAMQQSARAVDELLLQSQVLKKLIDQLKGEGGDHHLAKSDAILVSDTRRFTRLC